In a single window of the Agromyces sp. H17E-10 genome:
- a CDS encoding MFS transporter, which yields MSHSDLSARVPLRLPTATATFAIAIAGYLGVNLSPYMITALQTALGADLLTASWIVTGALLATAIVGLAAAPLCAGPRRLLVARAGLALGVIGFGAAAFVPAPGVVVGGLLLGGAGAGGAVAAAGAALAAFRNPDRVAGFNGLANRGVITIVLFAIPLIGLAPIDVFGALALFSLVGIAVSGWLPAAPVHAPQAGAAVAEAMPVEVTPTGVVRAVPARSAATTRLVTIAGFTLLVTFALWAASEDSLWAMAGAMGAEQAGLTDAGLGLALSGATAGGLVGSVLLMIVGDRWGRALPLGVLLVLGGILKIVEGFTTDETSFIVVFIAWNTVYAIAFMYFVSTSAALDADGRWSGPLLAVYLVGSSLTPVIGAALVGVLGYQGFAVALGIASFVLAVPAVVVARLSTRLQCTESDPSGGAHPEASVQTQEVTA from the coding sequence ATGTCGCACTCCGACCTCAGCGCACGCGTTCCGCTGCGCCTGCCCACCGCGACCGCGACCTTCGCGATCGCCATCGCCGGCTACCTCGGCGTCAACCTCTCGCCGTACATGATCACGGCCCTGCAGACCGCACTCGGCGCCGACCTGCTCACCGCGAGCTGGATCGTGACGGGAGCCCTGCTGGCGACGGCGATCGTCGGCCTCGCCGCGGCGCCCCTCTGCGCCGGCCCCCGGCGCCTGCTCGTCGCGCGGGCCGGGCTCGCGCTCGGCGTCATCGGCTTCGGCGCGGCCGCCTTCGTGCCCGCGCCCGGCGTCGTCGTCGGCGGGCTGCTGCTCGGCGGCGCCGGCGCGGGCGGCGCGGTCGCGGCGGCCGGCGCCGCCCTCGCCGCGTTCCGCAACCCCGACCGGGTCGCGGGATTCAACGGCCTCGCGAACCGCGGCGTCATCACGATCGTGCTCTTCGCCATCCCGCTCATCGGGCTCGCCCCGATCGACGTGTTCGGCGCGCTCGCCCTCTTCAGCCTCGTCGGCATCGCCGTGAGCGGCTGGCTGCCGGCCGCCCCCGTGCACGCGCCGCAGGCCGGCGCCGCGGTCGCCGAGGCGATGCCCGTCGAGGTGACGCCCACGGGCGTCGTGCGCGCGGTGCCCGCGCGCAGCGCCGCCACGACCCGACTCGTGACGATCGCCGGGTTCACGCTGCTCGTCACGTTCGCCCTCTGGGCCGCGAGCGAGGACTCGCTGTGGGCGATGGCGGGCGCCATGGGTGCCGAGCAGGCCGGCCTCACCGACGCAGGTCTCGGACTCGCGCTCAGCGGCGCGACCGCGGGCGGGCTCGTCGGGTCGGTGCTGCTCATGATCGTCGGCGACCGCTGGGGGCGCGCGCTCCCCCTCGGCGTCCTGCTCGTGCTCGGTGGCATCCTGAAGATCGTGGAGGGCTTCACGACCGACGAGACGTCGTTCATCGTCGTGTTCATCGCCTGGAACACGGTCTACGCCATCGCCTTCATGTACTTCGTCTCGACCTCGGCCGCGCTCGACGCCGACGGCCGCTGGTCGGGTCCCCTGCTCGCCGTGTACCTCGTCGGCTCGAGCCTCACCCCCGTGATCGGGGCGGCGCTCGTCGGCGTGCTCGGCTACCAGGGCTTCGCCGTGGCGCTCGGCATCGCGAGCTTCGTGCTCGCCGTGCCGGCCGTCGTCGTCGCCCGCCTGTCCACCCGCCTCCAGTGCACCGAGTCCGACCCGTCGGGCGGCGCGCACCCCGAGGCATCCGTTCAGACCCAGGAGGTCACCGCGTGA
- a CDS encoding TetR/AcrR family transcriptional regulator — MARPKVPLLSTDRIADAAIDLVDSGAPFGVNALARSLGVTPSSLYNHVDGRDGIIELMRGRLGRRYLPELPTGTWDEIVVETMQGMRRLYAEHPAIVPLLVGKTITDDSVIASYDSLATALAEAGFPDDEVLSVVAVLDSFALGFGLDYASPDDIWQPGVPTRSLGRLIASAERGDARSDRVFELGLELVLDALRLRLARLRDE, encoded by the coding sequence ATGGCGAGGCCCAAGGTGCCGCTGCTGTCGACCGACCGCATCGCCGACGCCGCGATCGACCTCGTCGACTCGGGCGCCCCGTTCGGGGTGAACGCGCTCGCCCGCAGCCTGGGCGTGACGCCGTCGTCGCTGTACAACCACGTCGACGGGCGCGACGGCATCATCGAGCTCATGCGCGGTCGGCTCGGCCGCAGGTACCTGCCCGAGCTGCCGACCGGCACGTGGGACGAGATCGTCGTCGAGACCATGCAGGGGATGCGGCGGCTCTACGCCGAGCACCCCGCGATCGTGCCGCTCCTCGTCGGCAAGACGATCACCGACGACTCGGTCATCGCGAGCTACGACTCGCTCGCGACGGCGCTCGCCGAGGCGGGGTTCCCCGACGACGAGGTGCTGTCGGTCGTCGCCGTGCTCGACTCGTTCGCCCTCGGCTTCGGCCTCGACTACGCCTCGCCCGACGACATCTGGCAGCCGGGCGTGCCGACGCGGAGCCTCGGGCGGCTCATCGCCTCGGCCGAGCGCGGCGACGCGCGCAGCGATCGGGTGTTCGAGCTCGGCCTCGAGCTGGTGCTCGACGCGCTGCGGCTGCGGCTCGCGCGCCTGCGCGACGAGTGA
- a CDS encoding APC family permease has product MVDGADPGLTKKGLSAGSVGLIGAIVIGISCIAPAYTLTGALGPTVAEVGTQLPAIFLLGFIPMLLVAFGYRELNSAMPDSGTSFTWATRAFGPWLGWMGGWGLIAATVVVLSNLAGIAVEFFYLAVSQVVGFFGGDAAAVADLVGNPFVNVATCLVFILGATLISYRDMQTTQKVQYWLVGFQLLVMIGFGVAAFWHVANGTAFDATPVELSWFNPFEVGSFSAVVAGLSVSLFVFWGWDVTLTMNEETKGSRTTPGKAATLTVTIVVAIYLFVAMGSLAFAGVGTEGVGLGNEAIQENAFFYLAGPVLGPLAIFMSLAVLSSSAASLQSTFVSPARTLLAMGHYGALPSKFATVSPRFFTPGYATVIAAIVAAVFYTVMRFVSEDVLWDTITTLGMMICFYYGITAFACVWFFRKTLFASARNVFFRFVAPLVGGSILAVLFFTTLIDSMDPDYGSGSEVFGVGLVFVLGMVILLSGVVIMFWQRWKRPAYFRGETLSRAVAEE; this is encoded by the coding sequence ATGGTCGACGGCGCCGACCCGGGCCTCACGAAGAAGGGCCTGTCGGCCGGTTCGGTCGGCCTCATCGGCGCGATCGTCATCGGCATCTCGTGCATCGCCCCCGCGTACACGCTCACGGGCGCGCTCGGCCCGACGGTCGCCGAGGTCGGCACGCAGCTGCCGGCGATCTTCCTGCTCGGGTTCATCCCGATGCTGCTCGTCGCGTTCGGCTACCGCGAGCTCAACAGCGCGATGCCCGACTCGGGCACCTCGTTCACCTGGGCGACCAGGGCCTTCGGCCCGTGGCTCGGCTGGATGGGCGGCTGGGGCCTCATCGCCGCGACCGTGGTGGTGCTCTCGAACCTCGCGGGCATCGCGGTCGAGTTCTTCTACCTCGCGGTCTCGCAGGTGGTCGGGTTCTTCGGCGGAGATGCCGCGGCGGTCGCCGACCTCGTCGGCAACCCGTTCGTGAACGTCGCGACCTGCCTCGTGTTCATCCTCGGCGCGACCCTCATCTCGTACCGCGACATGCAGACGACGCAGAAGGTGCAGTACTGGCTCGTCGGGTTCCAGCTGCTCGTCATGATCGGGTTCGGCGTCGCCGCGTTCTGGCACGTCGCGAACGGCACGGCGTTCGACGCGACGCCCGTCGAGCTCAGCTGGTTCAACCCGTTCGAGGTCGGCTCGTTCTCCGCCGTCGTCGCGGGCCTGTCGGTCTCGCTCTTCGTGTTCTGGGGCTGGGACGTCACGCTCACGATGAACGAGGAGACGAAGGGCTCGCGCACCACGCCCGGCAAGGCGGCGACCCTGACCGTCACGATCGTCGTGGCGATCTACCTCTTCGTCGCGATGGGCTCGCTCGCATTCGCGGGCGTCGGCACCGAGGGCGTGGGGCTCGGCAACGAGGCGATCCAGGAGAACGCGTTCTTCTACCTCGCCGGACCGGTGCTGGGGCCGCTCGCGATCTTCATGTCGCTCGCCGTGCTCTCGAGCTCGGCGGCGTCGCTGCAGTCGACGTTCGTGTCGCCCGCACGAACCCTGCTCGCGATGGGCCACTACGGCGCCCTGCCGTCGAAGTTCGCGACCGTGAGCCCGCGCTTCTTCACGCCGGGTTACGCGACCGTCATCGCGGCGATCGTCGCGGCCGTGTTCTACACGGTCATGCGGTTCGTGAGCGAGGACGTGCTGTGGGACACGATCACGACCCTCGGCATGATGATCTGCTTCTACTACGGCATCACGGCGTTCGCGTGCGTGTGGTTCTTCCGCAAGACGCTGTTCGCGAGCGCGCGCAACGTGTTCTTCCGGTTCGTCGCGCCGCTCGTCGGCGGGTCGATCCTCGCGGTGCTGTTCTTCACGACGCTCATCGACAGCATGGACCCCGACTACGGCTCGGGCTCGGAGGTCTTCGGCGTCGGTCTCGTGTTCGTGCTCGGCATGGTGATCCTGCTGTCGGGCGTCGTCATCATGTTCTGGCAGCGCTGGAAGCGCCCGGCCTACTTCCGCGGCGAGACGCTCTCGCGCGCGGTCGCGGAGGAGTGA
- a CDS encoding flavin monoamine oxidase family protein yields MERIDTDVVIVGAGASGLTAANKLKAAGKSVVVLEARDRIGGRLWTDDIDGAMLEIGGQWVSPDQDALIETIAELGLETYSRYREGENVYIAEDGERRLFEGEIFPVPAKTEGEIVGLIEKLDALVAEIDPDAPWAHPRAKELDEVSFAEWLGTQTDDEEAKLNIGMFIAGAMLTKPTHAFSALQALLMAASAGSFSNLVDADFILDKRVVGGLQQVPLGLAAKLGDAVRLNQPVRKLRWNPDNPEQGVVAVTDSLEVHAQRVILAVPPILYSRISYEPPLPRRQHQLHQHLSMGFVIKVHAVYETPFWRARGLSGTAFSPYELCHEAYDNTNHGDSRGTLVGFVSDEEADGVFTLSAEERKAKILESLSHYYGPEALNPVVYYESDWGSEEWTRGAYAASFDMGGLARYGADLRKNVGPIHFACSDMAGKGYQHVDGAIRMGRLVAEQIIAA; encoded by the coding sequence ATGGAACGCATCGATACCGACGTCGTCATCGTCGGCGCTGGAGCCTCGGGCCTCACCGCAGCGAACAAGCTGAAGGCCGCCGGCAAGTCCGTCGTCGTGCTCGAGGCGCGCGACCGCATCGGCGGCCGCCTCTGGACCGACGACATCGACGGCGCCATGCTCGAGATCGGCGGCCAGTGGGTCTCGCCCGACCAGGACGCCCTGATCGAGACGATCGCCGAGCTCGGCCTCGAGACCTACTCGCGCTACCGCGAGGGCGAGAACGTCTACATCGCCGAAGACGGCGAGCGGCGTCTCTTCGAGGGCGAGATCTTCCCGGTGCCGGCCAAGACCGAGGGCGAGATCGTCGGCCTCATCGAGAAGCTCGATGCGCTCGTCGCCGAGATCGATCCGGATGCCCCGTGGGCGCACCCGCGCGCGAAGGAGCTCGACGAGGTGAGCTTCGCCGAGTGGCTCGGCACCCAGACCGACGACGAAGAGGCCAAGCTCAACATCGGCATGTTCATCGCCGGTGCGATGCTCACCAAGCCGACGCACGCGTTCTCGGCGCTGCAGGCCCTCCTCATGGCGGCCTCGGCCGGCTCGTTCTCGAACCTCGTCGACGCCGACTTCATCCTCGACAAGCGCGTGGTCGGCGGCCTGCAGCAGGTGCCGCTCGGCCTCGCCGCGAAGCTCGGCGACGCGGTGCGCCTGAACCAGCCGGTGCGCAAGCTGCGCTGGAACCCTGACAACCCCGAGCAGGGCGTCGTCGCCGTGACCGACTCGCTCGAGGTGCACGCGCAGCGCGTCATCCTCGCCGTGCCGCCGATCCTCTACAGCCGCATCTCGTACGAGCCGCCGCTGCCCCGCCGCCAGCACCAGCTGCACCAGCACCTCTCGATGGGCTTCGTCATCAAGGTGCACGCCGTCTACGAGACGCCGTTCTGGCGCGCGCGGGGCCTGTCGGGCACCGCGTTCAGCCCCTACGAGCTCTGCCACGAGGCGTACGACAACACGAACCACGGCGACTCCCGCGGCACGCTCGTCGGCTTCGTCTCCGACGAGGAGGCCGACGGCGTCTTCACCCTCTCGGCCGAGGAGCGGAAGGCGAAGATCCTCGAGTCGCTCTCGCACTACTACGGCCCCGAGGCCCTGAACCCGGTCGTCTACTACGAGAGCGACTGGGGCAGCGAGGAGTGGACCCGCGGCGCGTACGCTGCGAGCTTCGACATGGGCGGCCTCGCCCGCTACGGCGCCGACCTGCGCAAGAACGTCGGCCCGATCCACTTCGCGTGCTCCGACATGGCCGGCAAGGGCTACCAGCACGTCGACGGCGCGATCCGCATGGGCCGCCTCGTCGCCGAGCAGATCATCGCGGCGTGA
- a CDS encoding amidohydrolase gives MSRTLVTNARIFTANRPGDGAEWAEALVVDGETLAYVGDAASAAEAAGPDAEKLDLGGRLVVPGFLDVHTHLHMLGDALGRVQLRDARDLGEIQARLRAARDAAPDAPHLLGVSWLFDSVPGGSPTRQMIDEVVADVPVFLDANDLHSTWVNSAALAELGITRDTPDPLGGRIGRDAEGEPDGMLYETAAQYHVWTHLAEVATDADRDAAVERALDAYLAAGVTGAADMSFGELELASIERVAARRGGLPFHLVGYWLIDNTGDDAENLAQVARAVELAQRPATPWLRIAGIKLITDGVIDACTAAMRAPYADGSNADPIWPYAQMAPVVAAADAAGLQVALHAIGDAASSSALDAIEHAIEVNGDRPAGRPRRHRVEHLEYAAPGTAERMARLGVTASMQPVHCDPSIMDNWKAQLGDHRVDRGFAWPEYRDAGALLAFSTDAPTAPHPALPNLYIATTRKSALDPSLPAYAPEFALPLAEALGHATRDAAASIREEDERGRLAAGLAADFAVLDADPFEAGESALLDARVIRTVVGGSTVYEA, from the coding sequence GTGAGCCGCACGCTCGTCACCAACGCCCGCATCTTCACCGCGAACCGTCCCGGCGACGGCGCGGAATGGGCCGAGGCCCTCGTCGTCGACGGCGAGACGCTCGCCTACGTCGGCGACGCGGCGTCGGCCGCCGAGGCGGCCGGGCCCGACGCCGAGAAGCTGGACCTCGGCGGCCGGCTCGTCGTGCCCGGTTTCCTCGACGTGCACACCCACCTGCACATGCTCGGCGACGCCCTCGGCCGGGTGCAGCTGCGCGATGCGCGCGACCTCGGCGAGATCCAGGCCCGGCTGCGCGCCGCCCGGGATGCCGCACCCGACGCCCCGCACCTGCTCGGCGTCTCGTGGCTCTTCGACTCGGTGCCGGGCGGCTCGCCCACCCGGCAGATGATCGACGAGGTCGTGGCCGACGTGCCCGTGTTCCTCGACGCGAACGACCTGCACTCGACGTGGGTCAACTCGGCAGCCCTCGCGGAGCTCGGCATCACCCGAGACACCCCCGACCCGCTCGGCGGGCGCATCGGCCGCGACGCCGAGGGCGAGCCCGACGGCATGCTCTACGAGACCGCCGCGCAGTACCACGTGTGGACGCACCTCGCCGAGGTCGCCACCGACGCCGACCGCGACGCCGCCGTCGAGCGGGCGCTCGACGCGTACCTCGCCGCGGGTGTCACCGGCGCCGCCGACATGTCGTTCGGCGAGCTCGAGCTCGCGTCGATCGAACGGGTGGCCGCGCGGCGGGGCGGGCTGCCGTTCCACCTCGTGGGGTACTGGCTCATCGACAACACCGGCGACGACGCCGAGAACCTCGCGCAGGTCGCCCGCGCCGTCGAGCTCGCGCAGCGGCCCGCCACCCCGTGGCTGCGCATCGCGGGCATCAAGCTCATCACCGACGGGGTCATCGACGCCTGCACGGCCGCGATGCGCGCGCCCTACGCCGACGGCTCGAACGCCGACCCGATCTGGCCGTACGCGCAGATGGCCCCCGTCGTCGCCGCCGCCGACGCGGCCGGCCTGCAGGTGGCGCTGCACGCGATCGGGGATGCCGCGAGCTCGTCGGCGCTCGACGCGATCGAGCACGCCATCGAGGTCAACGGCGACCGGCCGGCCGGCCGCCCGCGCCGGCACCGCGTCGAACACCTCGAGTACGCCGCCCCCGGCACCGCCGAGCGGATGGCGCGCCTCGGGGTCACGGCCTCGATGCAGCCGGTGCACTGCGACCCGTCGATCATGGACAACTGGAAGGCGCAGCTCGGCGACCACCGCGTCGACCGCGGCTTCGCGTGGCCCGAGTACCGCGACGCGGGCGCCCTGCTCGCGTTCTCGACCGACGCGCCGACCGCGCCGCATCCCGCGCTGCCGAACCTCTACATCGCCACCACGCGCAAGTCGGCGCTCGACCCCTCGCTGCCGGCGTACGCACCCGAGTTCGCGCTGCCGCTCGCCGAGGCGCTCGGCCACGCGACCCGCGACGCCGCGGCGTCGATCCGCGAGGAGGACGAGCGCGGCCGCCTCGCCGCGGGGCTCGCCGCCGACTTCGCGGTGCTCGACGCGGACCCGTTCGAGGCCGGCGAGTCCGCGCTGCTCGACGCCCGCGTCATCCGCACCGTCGTCGGCGGTAGCACCGTGTACGAGGCGTAG
- a CDS encoding universal stress protein, which produces MSAAEHLRIVVGYTADESGADALALGARIAGATEAFLEVVMVLPIEARGGVVPRDPGYERHVKARSQGWLAEASATLGDDVAQSLHIRYADSFAEGLIAAAHEFGAALIVVGAARGGLLGRSRIGSVASALLHSSDVPVALAPAGSREVPTAQGITRITAAIGLRAGASAVLEASVRLGRAAHAPLRLVSLVPIDLPSGMDEELADLTSTAHADEVLLAAQRALPAGVDATVSTATGSSIEESVRALEWHAGEIVLVGSSRLATPSRLFLGSTGSKMLRELPVPMIVVPRPTD; this is translated from the coding sequence GTGAGCGCGGCCGAACACCTGCGCATCGTCGTCGGCTACACGGCCGACGAATCGGGTGCCGACGCGCTCGCGCTCGGCGCCCGGATCGCCGGGGCGACCGAGGCGTTCCTCGAGGTCGTCATGGTGCTGCCGATCGAGGCCCGCGGCGGCGTGGTGCCCCGCGACCCCGGCTACGAGCGGCACGTCAAGGCGCGTTCGCAGGGCTGGCTCGCCGAGGCGAGCGCGACGCTCGGCGACGACGTCGCCCAGTCGCTGCACATCCGCTACGCCGACTCGTTCGCCGAGGGCCTCATCGCCGCGGCGCACGAGTTCGGCGCGGCGCTCATCGTCGTCGGCGCGGCGCGCGGGGGACTGCTCGGCCGCTCGCGCATCGGGTCGGTCGCGAGCGCCCTGCTGCACTCGTCGGACGTGCCCGTCGCACTCGCCCCGGCCGGCTCGCGCGAGGTGCCGACGGCGCAGGGCATCACCCGCATCACGGCGGCGATCGGCCTGCGCGCCGGTGCGAGCGCCGTGCTCGAGGCATCCGTGCGCCTGGGCCGCGCCGCCCACGCACCACTCCGCCTCGTCTCGCTCGTGCCGATCGACCTGCCCTCCGGCATGGACGAGGAGCTCGCCGACCTCACCTCGACGGCCCATGCCGACGAGGTGCTGCTCGCCGCCCAGCGGGCGCTCCCCGCGGGCGTCGACGCGACCGTCTCCACCGCCACGGGCTCCAGCATCGAGGAGTCGGTGCGCGCGCTCGAGTGGCACGCCGGCGAGATCGTGCTCGTCGGCTCCTCGAGGCTCGCCACCCCGAGCCGCCTCTTCCTCGGGTCCACCGGCTCGAAGATGCTCCGCGAACTGCCGGTGCCGATGATCGTCGTGCCGCGCCCGACCGATTGA